The following DNA comes from Paenibacillus crassostreae.
TATCAGGAAAAATAAATTCCACGCGACTTCCATCTGGATAATTCTCAAGCTGATTACCAACCCAGCTTCCCGCCCCTCGATTGTCACTCGGCGTTATGTATGCAATATCAGCACCTGCTCCGCCTTCCTTACACATGGCCATTGGCCACTCATCCCGGTCATAACCTTTCTTAGTAGGGATACCCTTCAACGATTCGTCACGATTATCTTCCGCTCCTGCCCGATCAATGGTACAGATCGCAGAATATCCAGCTTCAATAGCTTCCTGTATGTGGGCTGCCGTTTTGGGATAACGATCAACTGGAAACTCTATGTAATAATCAGCTTCCGTTTCAACTACAATAACATCTTTAGCCTTAGGTATCTCAATGATATCGAAATAATATAATCCTACTAAAACTACTAATACAAGAAATAGACGCGATAATGAACGTTTTAACTTCCTCAATCTGTGAACTCCTCTCATGTAAAAAAGCCTCTGTGTAATTTATTAATATATCATATTTCTAGTTTTGTTTCCATGCATGTGCCTTGCCTATTTCTTATTTCTATGTCTTTTGTTATGTTGATCAGCTCAAATCCCAGCTATAATAAAATTACATCATGCAGTTTGTTGGAGGAGTTATAAAACTCTATTAACATCAAAACAACCTTCAACCCACTACTAAAAGTGGAATTGAAGGTTGTTTCTCATACTCATTCCTAATCTTGACTCTTCTCATACGCAATCAATGTCACTTCTTTACCCGTTAGATCGTATAGGCGTGCTTCCGCTTCTTGGATCGCCTTCAACGTCTGATCATCCCCGTTTAATGGTGCAATTTGATACTGATCACTTTGAATATTCATATTTTCCCCTGCCTCACTAATCATTTTCTCCTAGGTTTCCCAAGTTGATTTCGACTATTCATTTTCACTCTATTATCTTTTAGGGATACGCCAGTTAATCGGCAATACTCCAACAGATTCTAGAAATGCATTACTCTGCGAGAAAGGTTTACTTCCGAAAAATCCACGATAGGCAGCCAACGGACTCGGATGACTTGATTTTATCACCTTATGTTTACTCATATCGATCAGCGACGTTTTCTTCTGCGCATGACTTCCCCATAGAATAAACACCACGGGTTGCACACGTTCATTTAATTTCTGAATAATAGCATCCGTAAAGTTCTCCCACCCCATGCCCTGGTGAGAAGCTGGTTGCCCCTCCTGCACGGTGAGTACGGTATTTAACAAAAGAACCCCTTCATTCGCCCAATCCTCAAGAGAACCATGATTAGGAGGCCCCACCTGCAAATCTGTCGCTAATTCTTTATGAATATTTCTCAGAGAAGGTGGAATAGGTACTCCGTGCATAACCGAGAAACTTAGTCCATGAGCTTGTCCAACACCATGGTAAGGGTCTTGACCTAATATTACAGCTTTCGTCGTGTGATATGACGTCAGTTTAAGCGCTTGAAACAGATAATCTCTGGGAGGAAGTATTGTATGATGTTCATATTGATCACTTATTTTTTGCTGTAATTCAATGAAATAAGTCTTTCTTATTTCGTCTTGCAATTGTGTATCCCAATCATTACCAAACAATCTAAATATCCCCTTTCACATTCTTCTTCATTACTAAAAAACAAGCCAACTCCTGCATTTAATCAATCTAAACTCTACGCACCTGACAAAGGATCGTCAATAGTTTAAAAAACTGCTATATTGTAATTGATAATGATTATCAAATACGAAAGAGTGATAGAGATGATGCATACCCTGCTTTCCAGCGGTTCCTTCCCGCATCCCCATAGCTTCCATATTCCCATGAATGAAATCCCAGTTGAGCCAAAACGCATCGTTGCCGAGGAATACCTAGGAAGCCTGATTGCTCTGGATGCTATTCCTGTAGGTGCTCCCGGACTGACTTTGGAGAATATGTACTTCAAAGAAGCGCTTACTAGCGTAACCGATACCGGAACCTATGGGCAAATGTCGCCCGAGAATATCATCGCACTTGAGCCCGATCTTATTATTTCCGGCATGGCCGACAGCTACGATACCTTAAGCCGAATTGCCCCTACCATCATCGTGCCTTACGGAAATTTAAAAGATGCACATGAAGAGTTAACCTATTTCGGAGAACTACTGGGCAAAGAACAGGAAGCCAAGGACTGGCTGGTTCAATA
Coding sequences within:
- a CDS encoding uracil-DNA glycosylase, whose amino-acid sequence is MFGNDWDTQLQDEIRKTYFIELQQKISDQYEHHTILPPRDYLFQALKLTSYHTTKAVILGQDPYHGVGQAHGLSFSVMHGVPIPPSLRNIHKELATDLQVGPPNHGSLEDWANEGVLLLNTVLTVQEGQPASHQGMGWENFTDAIIQKLNERVQPVVFILWGSHAQKKTSLIDMSKHKVIKSSHPSPLAAYRGFFGSKPFSQSNAFLESVGVLPINWRIPKR
- a CDS encoding NucA/NucB deoxyribonuclease domain-containing protein, which codes for MIEIPKAKDVIVVETEADYYIEFPVDRYPKTAAHIQEAIEAGYSAICTIDRAGAEDNRDESLKGIPTKKGYDRDEWPMAMCKEGGAGADIAYITPSDNRGAGSWVGNQLENYPDGSRVEFIFPDKINRDLTTD